The Mucilaginibacter yixingensis genome window below encodes:
- a CDS encoding S9 family peptidase — translation MQTNRFYKVCICIAVVSLSLGVQAQPSHSPQWEKDGYHYYQSQGGQIAELDIRNPQQSKIIVSKAMLTPAGKDAIKPRRFSFSADGKEVLINANTRRVWRYDTRGDYWVYNLATKTLKQLGAGKPESSLMFAKFSPDGSKVAYVSEHNLYVEDLTTGSIKPLTTDGTKRLINGTFDWAYEEEFDCRDGFRWSPDGRHIAYWQIDASKIKNYLMLNTTDSTYSFTVPVEYPVAGEDPSSCKVGVVDVSTAQTRWMQVPGDAVQHYIPRMQWAENNNELILQQLNRAQNESKLFICNTSNGTAHAIYTEQDKAWVDAMDNEYWQWLAGGKKFIWLSDKDGWKHIYTVDRDGNEQLITKGNYDVVSVELVDEAGGQIYFIASPDNATQRYLYSIKLNGGTAKRISPASEPGTHEYAISPTGKYARHSFSNAYTPDIDEVISLPDHKHLSGDEITVDINNTEKKNRPEFFKVKTIDGVEMDGWMMKPDNFDPHKKYPVVFYVYGEPAVTTADDEYGAGQNRLYNGDMAADGYVYISMDNRGSPAPKGREWRKAISKNIGILNIRDQAMAAREVLKWPFIDSTRTAVWGWSGGGSSTLNLLFQYPDIYKTGIAVAAVGWQLSYDNIYQERYMGVPTDDAGRAPFIKGSPVTYAKNLRGNLLYIHGTGDDNVHYKNAEMLINELVKYNRQFQLMSYPNRTHGISEGQGTTQHLRTLFTQYLKEHCPPGGR, via the coding sequence ATGCAAACAAACAGATTTTACAAAGTTTGTATTTGTATTGCCGTGGTCTCACTCAGCCTTGGCGTGCAAGCACAACCCAGCCATTCGCCGCAATGGGAGAAAGACGGCTACCATTACTACCAATCGCAAGGCGGCCAGATAGCGGAGTTGGATATCCGCAATCCGCAGCAATCAAAAATCATCGTATCAAAAGCCATGCTTACCCCTGCGGGTAAAGATGCCATTAAACCTCGCCGCTTCAGTTTTTCTGCGGATGGTAAAGAGGTATTGATTAATGCTAATACCCGCCGTGTTTGGCGTTATGACACCCGGGGCGATTATTGGGTATATAACCTCGCTACCAAAACATTGAAACAATTGGGCGCAGGCAAGCCCGAGTCATCGCTCATGTTTGCCAAGTTCTCGCCCGATGGCAGCAAGGTTGCCTATGTGAGCGAGCACAATCTTTATGTTGAAGATCTGACCACCGGCAGCATTAAACCGTTAACCACTGATGGAACCAAGCGACTGATCAATGGCACGTTCGACTGGGCCTATGAGGAGGAGTTTGACTGCCGCGACGGTTTCCGCTGGTCGCCAGACGGGCGGCATATTGCCTATTGGCAAATTGATGCCAGTAAGATCAAGAATTACCTGATGCTGAATACTACCGACTCGACCTACTCATTCACCGTGCCGGTAGAATATCCTGTAGCTGGTGAAGACCCGAGCTCATGCAAAGTAGGTGTGGTTGATGTGAGTACCGCGCAAACCCGCTGGATGCAAGTGCCGGGCGATGCCGTGCAGCATTATATCCCCCGAATGCAGTGGGCTGAAAATAATAACGAGTTGATTTTACAACAGCTTAACCGCGCCCAGAATGAGAGTAAATTATTTATCTGCAACACGTCTAATGGCACCGCACACGCTATTTATACCGAGCAGGATAAAGCCTGGGTTGATGCCATGGATAATGAGTACTGGCAATGGCTGGCCGGCGGTAAAAAGTTTATCTGGCTGAGCGACAAGGATGGGTGGAAACATATTTACACCGTTGACCGCGATGGTAATGAGCAACTGATTACCAAAGGCAATTACGATGTAGTTAGCGTAGAACTGGTTGACGAAGCTGGCGGCCAGATTTATTTCATTGCATCGCCGGATAACGCTACCCAGCGTTACCTGTATAGTATTAAACTAAATGGCGGCACGGCCAAACGCATTAGTCCGGCAAGTGAGCCAGGCACGCATGAGTACGCCATCTCTCCTACCGGCAAATACGCCCGCCATAGTTTCTCTAACGCTTATACACCCGATATAGATGAAGTTATAAGTCTGCCCGATCATAAGCATCTGAGCGGCGACGAGATTACGGTAGACATCAACAACACCGAAAAAAAGAATCGCCCTGAATTTTTCAAGGTAAAAACCATTGATGGCGTTGAGATGGACGGATGGATGATGAAGCCCGACAACTTTGATCCGCATAAGAAATACCCTGTTGTATTTTATGTTTACGGCGAACCTGCCGTTACCACTGCCGACGACGAATATGGCGCCGGCCAGAACAGGCTTTACAACGGCGATATGGCTGCCGATGGTTATGTATACATCTCTATGGATAACCGCGGCTCGCCTGCTCCTAAGGGCCGTGAGTGGCGCAAAGCTATCTCCAAAAACATTGGCATACTCAACATCCGCGATCAGGCAATGGCAGCCCGGGAAGTGCTGAAATGGCCGTTTATTGACTCTACCCGCACGGCGGTATGGGGCTGGAGCGGCGGCGGTTCATCAACACTGAATTTGCTGTTTCAATACCCTGATATTTATAAAACAGGAATTGCCGTTGCTGCCGTGGGCTGGCAATTATCATACGATAACATTTACCAGGAACGCTACATGGGCGTACCTACAGACGATGCTGGCCGTGCGCCGTTCATCAAAGGCTCGCCAGTCACTTATGCCAAAAATCTGCGCGGCAATCTGCTTTATATTCATGGCACGGGCGATGACAATGTACATTACAAAAATGCCGAAATGCTGATCAATGAACTGGTTAAATACAACCGCCAGTTTCAGCTGATGTCATACCCAAACCGCACCCACGGCATATCTGAGGGACAAGGCACCACGCAACATTTGCGCACGCTGTTTACACAGTATTTGAAAGAACATTGCCCACCGGGAGGCAGGTAA
- a CDS encoding single-stranded DNA-binding protein translates to MSGINKVILVGHLGKDPEIRHLEGGVAVATFPLATSETFNKDGRKVEQTEWHNIVMWRGLADVAAKYLQKGKLVYIEGKIRTRSFEDKEGTKKYTTEIVAENFTMLGRKSDFDGDNQQRTPSKTDNVAQDFGPLADDDLPF, encoded by the coding sequence ATGTCTGGTATCAATAAAGTGATCCTGGTAGGGCATCTGGGTAAAGATCCCGAAATTCGTCACCTGGAGGGAGGGGTTGCCGTGGCTACTTTTCCGCTTGCAACGTCTGAAACCTTCAATAAAGACGGACGCAAGGTAGAGCAAACCGAATGGCATAACATCGTGATGTGGAGAGGATTGGCAGATGTGGCAGCGAAGTACTTGCAAAAAGGCAAACTGGTATACATTGAAGGAAAAATACGTACCCGCTCTTTTGAAGATAAAGAAGGAACAAAGAAGTACACCACAGAAATAGTGGCTGAAAATTTCACCATGCTGGGGCGTAAAAGCGATTTTGATGGTGATAATCAGCAACGTACACCATCTAAAACAGATAATGTGGCCCAGGATTTTGGTCCTTTGGCAGATGACGATCTACCCTTTTAA
- the mutY gene encoding A/G-specific adenine glycosylase, with product MMLFSDELIAWYRQNKRDLPWRNTNDPYVIWLSEIILQQTRVEQGLPYFNRFLEAYPTVTDFAAAPEDDILRLWQGLGYYSRGRNMLVTAKLVQQHFGGKFPTGYEQLIKLKGIGEYTAAAIASFSADEPRAVVDGNVYRVLARYFGISEPINSTQGKKIFQQMADELLNREHPGLHNQAMMEFGATLCKPKNPACGICPVRLGCHAFKHNAINALPVKLNKLKIRERHFNYLLITDGEDRILMQKRGANDIWANLYELPLVETPEQAAPEEILIAAKNGGLVNGDSTIKKIHPVKKHVLTHQRLWVQFIEIEAESVDLLSDYFFTERKNLKKLALPQIIFIFLTNFLN from the coding sequence ATGATGTTGTTTTCTGACGAGCTGATTGCCTGGTACCGGCAAAACAAACGCGACCTGCCATGGCGCAACACCAACGACCCTTACGTCATCTGGCTTTCTGAAATTATACTGCAGCAAACCCGTGTGGAGCAGGGCCTGCCATACTTTAACCGGTTCCTGGAGGCTTATCCGACGGTGACCGATTTTGCCGCCGCGCCGGAAGACGATATCCTGCGCCTGTGGCAGGGCTTGGGCTATTACTCGCGTGGGCGCAACATGCTGGTAACGGCCAAGTTGGTTCAACAACATTTTGGCGGAAAGTTCCCCACGGGTTATGAGCAACTGATTAAGCTGAAAGGAATAGGTGAGTATACAGCCGCCGCTATTGCCTCTTTTTCTGCTGATGAACCCCGCGCGGTGGTTGACGGTAATGTATACCGGGTACTTGCCCGTTACTTTGGCATCAGCGAACCGATTAATAGTACGCAGGGCAAAAAGATCTTTCAGCAAATGGCGGATGAGCTGCTGAACCGAGAGCATCCCGGCTTGCACAACCAGGCGATGATGGAGTTTGGGGCCACGCTGTGTAAGCCCAAAAATCCGGCATGTGGTATTTGTCCGGTGCGATTGGGGTGTCATGCCTTTAAGCACAATGCCATCAATGCGCTGCCCGTAAAACTGAATAAATTAAAGATCCGCGAACGCCATTTTAATTACCTGCTGATAACTGACGGGGAAGACCGTATACTGATGCAAAAGCGGGGCGCTAACGATATTTGGGCCAACCTTTATGAGCTGCCCCTGGTAGAGACTCCAGAGCAGGCGGCTCCAGAAGAAATACTTATTGCGGCAAAAAATGGCGGGCTGGTAAATGGGGATTCTACTATTAAGAAAATTCATCCTGTTAAAAAACATGTATTGACCCATCAGCGTTTATGGGTTCAGTTTATTGAAATTGAAGCTGAAAGCGTTGATTTACTGTCGGATTATTTTTTCACAGAAAGAAAAAATTTAAAAAAATTAGCATTGCCTCAAATCATTTTTATATTTTTAACTAATTTTTTAAATTAA
- a CDS encoding HU family DNA-binding protein, whose translation MTKAEIIAEISSKTGIEKVDVQETVEAFFKVVKTSMQSGENVYVRGFGSFVVKKRAKKTARNISKNTAIIIPEHFVPSFKPAKTFVEKVKSGNKK comes from the coding sequence ATGACTAAGGCAGAAATAATAGCTGAAATCTCATCTAAAACAGGCATTGAGAAGGTAGACGTTCAGGAGACTGTTGAGGCGTTTTTCAAAGTTGTGAAAACTTCAATGCAAAGCGGTGAAAACGTTTATGTGAGAGGTTTCGGTAGCTTTGTTGTTAAAAAAAGAGCTAAAAAAACTGCTCGCAATATCTCTAAAAATACTGCCATCATTATCCCAGAGCACTTTGTGCCAAGCTTTAAACCAGCCAAAACTTTTGTTGAAAAAGTAAAAAGCGGTAACAAAAAATAA
- a CDS encoding M48 family metallopeptidase has product MKKQTIQIVVIASAVAVTGYLYSLKPVRLQSEEKSGHNNGMVAGSKPAPAATAVNVEALSATAKTAIGPNLSVHINELEGQLKAAQGTEKTSLQLQLAKAWDNVSQPAPAAFYYQAAAKSENKFDDWLQAGNRFNSAFRVTQDSTLQATMLAGSVEAFTKATAMQPNNLEAKTGLGVAYVNGGAPSPMQGISLLLEVVGKEPNNWNANFNLGLFSMKSGQFDKAVIRFTKLIEMKSGDKRSIEPYFYLAESYKQLGEKEKAIAAYTACKEMMSDDPEFTKQIDRYISELKH; this is encoded by the coding sequence ATGAAAAAACAAACCATACAGATAGTTGTAATTGCTTCAGCTGTTGCCGTTACAGGCTATCTGTATAGTTTAAAACCAGTTAGGTTACAATCCGAAGAGAAATCGGGCCATAACAACGGCATGGTAGCAGGCTCAAAACCGGCACCAGCTGCTACAGCGGTAAACGTGGAGGCTTTATCGGCCACCGCAAAAACAGCTATCGGTCCAAACTTATCGGTACACATTAACGAACTGGAAGGCCAGCTAAAAGCGGCCCAGGGCACCGAGAAAACCAGCCTGCAATTGCAGTTGGCTAAAGCCTGGGATAACGTAAGCCAGCCTGCACCGGCAGCCTTCTATTACCAGGCAGCTGCCAAAAGCGAAAACAAGTTTGACGACTGGCTGCAAGCCGGTAACCGTTTTAACTCTGCCTTTCGCGTTACGCAAGACAGTACCCTGCAAGCCACCATGCTTGCCGGCTCTGTTGAAGCATTTACCAAAGCCACCGCCATGCAGCCCAACAACCTGGAAGCAAAAACAGGCCTGGGCGTAGCTTATGTTAACGGTGGTGCACCATCGCCAATGCAGGGCATCAGCCTGTTGCTGGAAGTGGTTGGTAAAGAGCCGAACAACTGGAACGCCAACTTTAACCTTGGCTTATTCTCCATGAAATCGGGCCAGTTTGATAAAGCGGTTATCCGTTTCACCAAGCTGATTGAAATGAAAAGCGGCGACAAGCGCAGTATTGAGCCTTACTTTTACCTGGCCGAAAGCTATAAACAGCTGGGCGAGAAAGAGAAAGCCATTGCAGCTTACACCGCTTGTAAAGAAATGATGTCGGACGATCCGGAATTTACAAAACAGATCGACAGATATATAAGCGAATTAAAACATTAA
- a CDS encoding Rne/Rng family ribonuclease produces MIKELIIDSTPNGSTIALLQDKQLVELHKEHINNNYTVGDIYLGRIKKIMPGLNAAFVDVGYEKDAFLHYLDLGPQVQSLLKLTKQVKSGGYTAKLLDNFKLEADINKAGKISEVLTKGQLIPVQIAKEPISTKGPRLSSDLSIAGRYVVLVPFSETISISKKIKSNTERTRLRKIIESIKPKNFGVIIRTVSENKGVAEMQKDLLDLVSKWESFITRLPGTEPSKKVLGEIDRTSTILRDILNPDFQHIYVNETSIYEEIKSYVHEISPEMENIVRLHKHKDPIFEHYGIEKQIKGAFGKTVNLAGGAYLVIEHTEALHVIDVNSGNRTANKENQEENAFQVNKEAAKEIARQLRLRDMGGIVVIDFIDMHKPTNRKELFDFLRQEMSHDRAKHTILPPSKFGLVQITRQRVRPEMNIVTSEVCPTCHGTGTVRPTILLLDDIENNFNYILVEQNEKHITLCVHPYIEAYIKKGIMSRQRKWYFKYGQWIKVKSNSSYQITEFHFFSNKDEEIKL; encoded by the coding sequence TTGATAAAAGAATTAATTATCGATTCGACCCCTAATGGGTCGACTATTGCCTTATTACAGGATAAACAGCTTGTAGAACTCCACAAAGAGCACATCAACAACAATTACACCGTTGGTGATATTTATCTCGGCAGGATCAAAAAGATCATGCCCGGGTTAAATGCCGCGTTTGTGGACGTAGGTTACGAGAAGGATGCTTTTTTGCATTATTTAGATCTCGGTCCGCAGGTGCAAAGCCTGCTTAAACTCACTAAGCAAGTTAAAAGCGGCGGCTATACAGCCAAACTGCTGGATAACTTTAAGCTGGAGGCCGACATCAACAAAGCGGGGAAAATTTCTGAGGTATTAACCAAAGGCCAGCTCATACCGGTACAGATTGCCAAAGAGCCTATCTCTACCAAAGGGCCACGCCTTAGTTCAGACTTGTCTATTGCCGGCCGGTATGTGGTGCTGGTGCCTTTTTCTGAAACGATATCCATATCGAAAAAGATTAAGAGCAACACCGAGCGTACCCGTTTACGCAAGATCATTGAGAGCATTAAACCTAAAAATTTCGGCGTAATCATCCGCACCGTGTCTGAGAACAAGGGCGTAGCCGAGATGCAAAAGGACTTGCTTGATCTGGTCTCTAAATGGGAAAGCTTTATTACCCGCCTGCCTGGTACAGAACCTTCAAAAAAGGTTTTGGGCGAGATAGACCGTACCTCAACTATCCTGCGCGATATTCTAAATCCGGATTTTCAGCACATCTATGTAAACGAGACCTCGATTTACGAGGAGATCAAATCATACGTGCACGAAATATCGCCGGAGATGGAGAATATCGTGAGGCTGCATAAGCACAAAGATCCAATCTTCGAGCACTACGGTATCGAAAAGCAAATCAAGGGCGCGTTTGGCAAAACAGTAAACCTAGCCGGCGGCGCTTATCTTGTAATAGAGCATACAGAAGCCCTGCACGTCATAGACGTGAACAGCGGCAACAGAACAGCCAATAAAGAAAACCAGGAAGAAAATGCCTTCCAGGTGAACAAAGAGGCTGCTAAAGAAATTGCGCGACAGCTGCGGCTGCGCGATATGGGCGGTATTGTGGTGATTGATTTCATTGACATGCACAAGCCAACCAACAGAAAGGAATTGTTTGATTTTCTTCGTCAGGAGATGTCGCACGACAGGGCTAAGCATACCATTTTGCCGCCCAGCAAGTTTGGACTGGTACAAATTACCCGCCAGCGCGTGCGTCCTGAAATGAATATTGTTACCAGCGAGGTGTGCCCAACCTGCCACGGCACCGGCACCGTACGCCCAACAATATTATTGCTAGACGATATTGAAAACAATTTCAATTACATACTGGTAGAACAGAACGAGAAACACATTACACTGTGTGTTCACCCTTACATTGAGGCCTACATTAAAAAAGGCATCATGAGCCGTCAAAGGAAATGGTATTTCAAATACGGCCAATGGATAAAGGTGAAAAGCAATTCAAGCTACCAGATTACCGAGTTCCATTTTTTCTCGAACAAAGACGAAGAGATCAAACTATAA
- a CDS encoding energy transducer TonB, translated as MLASSVATALAQNTSINTSKLLPGQNAYYLDKDGERVDSKDSAQIVRVFNGYDSVAHLYDLSEYDIKSGQRIMIGRSSSGYPLSLEGSCVSFYVNGKRKSVISYKKGYPTGNGSFYYPNGKPYQILLYNDIKTLGKLYKSMDYIPESERQNIIASYDTTGKQMVIDGKGHFVGYSDDFKLIEQEGDVENGKRVGKWQGQLSNYTYTEQYNNGKLISGVSTDAEGLQHPYDKFRTNADYPTGLTDLYAFIGQTVRYPIADRKNNVQGKVFITFIISEDGTLHNLICLRAPSYDMADETIRVLKLSPKWKPSLVRGIPAKQVFTLPVSFTLSR; from the coding sequence ATGCTTGCTTCAAGTGTAGCCACCGCACTAGCACAAAACACCTCCATCAACACAAGTAAATTACTTCCTGGGCAAAATGCCTATTACCTGGATAAAGATGGCGAAAGGGTAGATTCTAAAGATAGCGCCCAAATAGTACGGGTATTTAACGGTTACGATTCTGTAGCTCACCTTTATGACTTATCCGAGTATGATATAAAAAGCGGGCAGCGTATCATGATTGGACGGTCATCCAGTGGTTATCCGTTATCGCTTGAGGGCTCCTGCGTATCCTTCTATGTTAATGGAAAACGTAAAAGCGTCATCAGCTATAAAAAGGGCTATCCAACCGGAAATGGTTCTTTTTATTATCCCAATGGTAAGCCTTATCAAATTTTGCTATATAACGATATTAAGACGTTGGGCAAATTGTACAAAAGCATGGATTACATTCCTGAAAGCGAAAGGCAGAATATTATAGCCAGTTATGACACTACCGGGAAACAAATGGTGATAGACGGCAAAGGCCATTTTGTTGGATATAGCGATGATTTTAAACTAATTGAACAGGAAGGAGACGTTGAGAATGGCAAAAGAGTTGGTAAATGGCAGGGCCAACTATCTAACTATACTTATACCGAACAATATAACAATGGCAAATTAATAAGCGGTGTTTCAACTGATGCCGAAGGCTTACAACATCCTTATGATAAATTCAGGACTAACGCAGACTATCCAACCGGGCTGACCGATCTTTATGCATTTATCGGCCAAACCGTACGATACCCGATAGCCGACCGTAAAAACAATGTACAGGGAAAGGTATTTATCACATTTATTATCAGCGAAGACGGCACGCTCCACAATCTGATATGTCTGCGGGCGCCATCATACGATATGGCCGACGAAACCATCCGGGTACTCAAACTATCCCCAAAGTGGAAACCATCATTAGTAAGAGGCATACCAGCCAAACAAGTATTTACGCTGCCCGTTTCTTTTACTTTAAGCAGATAG
- a CDS encoding energy transducer TonB: MKHFFTCFFLLTAACFAKAQGQSTVYYLNKKGQITTSKDSALIVRTVTSQDAATGLYAFNDATTSGKQICSGQTTKINQLYLQGHFTAYYPSGSKLADAVFNNDQRQVITIYYPNGQQYLTEKTTYESPSSGKYGRITDVQILTCADSTGKMLTANGNGSFIDYQPQIAAPEWSSAAFRYGAFHEGYASGELKNGEKDGKWEGGNRLFAYEDLYQGGKFVKGKSFNNGKTYEYTELEKSAEFNGGITAFYQCLSQNVVYPQSARRSKISGEVFVTFVINFDGHLTEAKVLRSPHPDLSAAALQALAQCPAWTPGTQRGRPVRQQFTVPLTFTLPGN, encoded by the coding sequence ATGAAACACTTCTTTACTTGCTTCTTCCTTTTAACCGCCGCCTGTTTTGCAAAAGCGCAGGGGCAATCAACCGTTTACTATCTGAATAAAAAAGGGCAGATCACCACCAGTAAAGATAGCGCCCTGATTGTCCGTACAGTTACCTCCCAAGACGCAGCGACAGGCCTATATGCTTTCAATGATGCTACAACATCTGGAAAGCAGATTTGCAGCGGACAGACTACAAAGATCAACCAACTCTATCTACAGGGTCACTTTACGGCTTATTATCCATCGGGCAGCAAACTGGCCGATGCGGTTTTCAATAATGATCAGCGCCAGGTCATTACCATTTACTATCCAAACGGGCAACAATACCTAACAGAAAAAACAACTTATGAGTCTCCCTCTTCCGGCAAATATGGCAGAATTACCGACGTTCAAATATTAACCTGTGCAGACTCTACCGGGAAGATGCTAACAGCAAACGGCAATGGTAGCTTTATTGACTATCAGCCTCAAATAGCGGCCCCAGAATGGTCTTCTGCCGCGTTTCGTTACGGCGCATTCCACGAAGGTTACGCTTCCGGAGAGCTAAAAAATGGAGAAAAAGACGGCAAATGGGAAGGCGGGAACCGGTTGTTTGCCTACGAGGATCTATACCAGGGCGGAAAATTTGTAAAAGGCAAATCGTTCAATAATGGAAAGACTTACGAGTACACTGAGCTTGAAAAATCTGCTGAGTTTAATGGCGGGATAACCGCTTTTTACCAATGTCTGAGCCAGAATGTGGTCTACCCCCAAAGCGCACGTCGAAGCAAAATATCGGGCGAAGTATTTGTAACGTTTGTTATAAATTTTGATGGGCACCTAACCGAAGCCAAAGTATTACGCTCCCCACATCCAGACTTGAGTGCCGCCGCATTGCAGGCACTTGCTCAATGCCCAGCCTGGACCCCGGGTACGCAAAGAGGCAGACCGGTTCGTCAACAATTTACTGTCCCATTAACTTTTACGCTGCCGGGTAATTAA